From one Flavobacterium kingsejongi genomic stretch:
- a CDS encoding CDP-alcohol phosphatidyltransferase family protein: MKRKIPMGLIVFRLLLGPIMIFLAWNYGDAVRLLLVVLLFLGILSDIFDGIIARKVGVATVQLRRMDSQSDVVFWACTCYCTWLLNPDLIGEHKLLLWIVFSMEALTYVFSYLKFRKENATHAILSKLWGITLLAAFVSMIGFGYAGLPFILAVVFGIISHIDVYLIILLLPKWTVDVPSCYHAYLIRKGIPFRKHKLFNG, translated from the coding sequence ATGAAAAGAAAAATCCCGATGGGACTTATTGTATTCCGGTTGCTCTTAGGGCCGATCATGATTTTTTTAGCCTGGAACTATGGAGATGCCGTTCGTTTGCTGCTGGTGGTATTGCTGTTCCTGGGGATACTTTCAGATATTTTTGATGGGATTATTGCCCGGAAAGTGGGAGTTGCTACCGTGCAGCTGCGCCGGATGGACAGCCAGAGTGATGTGGTTTTCTGGGCTTGTACGTGTTATTGTACCTGGTTGCTTAATCCTGATCTCATTGGGGAGCATAAACTGCTGTTGTGGATTGTGTTTAGTATGGAAGCGTTGACCTATGTGTTCAGTTACCTGAAGTTTCGAAAAGAAAATGCAACACATGCGATACTATCGAAGCTATGGGGCATTACATTGCTGGCGGCTTTTGTATCGATGATTGGTTTTGGCTATGCCGGGCTGCCTTTTATATTGGCAGTGGTCTTTGGGATTATCTCCCATATCGATGTGTATCTTATTATCCTCTTGCTGCCAAAATGGACAGTAGATGTCCCGAGCTGTTACCATGCCTATCTGATCCGTAAAGGGATTCCGTTCCGGAAACATAAATTGTTCAATGGCTAA
- a CDS encoding LA_2272 family surface repeat-containing protein — translation MSDSLEQEVGNATLYTGGVVVPRDSTRYFSLSPISRRVSSVNGLALGIGHFENHRIACQEVNGLNLEITPIAAIVNVVAFNLPIELLVAGIYEGPNAKLFFDSPDRTYIRVDGVNLSAGGFMGGAQCRGVNISVFTFMNEMKGVSFSLEAFGATTFSGVSIAGLGNACEYGTGVQIAVSNLSRNHKGVQIGLFNNSKNLRGMQFGLWNTNGKRKLPFINWQFKEAVKKSKA, via the coding sequence GTGTCGGATAGCCTGGAACAGGAAGTAGGAAATGCCACTTTATACACCGGGGGAGTTGTAGTCCCCCGGGATAGTACACGGTACTTTAGCCTTTCTCCTATTTCCAGAAGGGTGAGTAGTGTTAATGGACTGGCGCTTGGTATTGGCCATTTTGAAAATCATAGGATTGCCTGCCAGGAGGTCAATGGGCTGAACCTGGAAATTACTCCTATAGCCGCAATAGTCAATGTTGTTGCTTTTAACCTGCCTATTGAACTGCTGGTAGCCGGTATTTATGAAGGCCCGAATGCGAAGCTTTTCTTTGACTCGCCCGACCGGACTTATATTCGTGTCGATGGCGTGAACCTGAGTGCCGGAGGTTTTATGGGAGGTGCCCAATGCCGGGGTGTGAATATTAGCGTGTTTACTTTTATGAATGAAATGAAAGGAGTGTCTTTTAGCCTGGAAGCATTTGGGGCTACTACTTTTAGCGGGGTCAGTATTGCAGGGCTCGGTAATGCCTGTGAATATGGTACAGGAGTACAGATTGCCGTTTCCAATCTTTCCCGGAATCACAAGGGCGTACAAATCGGGCTATTTAATAATTCCAAAAACCTGAGAGGGATGCAGTTTGGATTGTGGAATACCAATGGAAAACGGAAGTTGCCCTTTATCAACTGGCAATTTAAAGAAGCGGTCAAAAAGAGTAAGGCATAA